The following proteins are co-located in the Gloeocapsa sp. PCC 7428 genome:
- the cas2 gene encoding CRISPR-associated endonuclease Cas2 has protein sequence MAELKNWYLVCYDIRCPKRWRKAYKLLEGYGERVQYSIFRCWLSQRMREKLRWELERVLTKEDDLILIRLSQQCVKDLPKYNRPNTWLLDEKGFRVI, from the coding sequence ATGGCAGAACTGAAGAATTGGTATTTAGTCTGTTACGATATTCGCTGCCCTAAGCGATGGCGTAAAGCTTACAAGCTGCTGGAGGGTTACGGAGAACGTGTTCAATACTCGATTTTTCGTTGTTGGTTAAGTCAGCGGATGCGAGAAAAGCTGCGATGGGAATTGGAGAGAGTTCTAACGAAAGAAGACGATTTAATTTTGATTCGTCTTTCTCAGCAGTGTGTGAAGGATTTGCCCAAGTACAATCGTCCTAATACTTGGTTGTTAGACGAAAAAGGTTTTCGGGTAATTTAA
- the cas5 gene encoding type I-MYXAN CRISPR-associated protein Cas5/Cmx5/DevS, with protein MDCLWLRIRAPFAAFRGFQAGVYRATSPIMPPSAVLGLVLNLAGIEMRDYTDYQNLLIRADVPCLKVAIATLPNSKSEICTLYQQLHSYPVGNSGKTDLKPRTHGAKYWITPVKREFLVGLDMVLGVQASKELLEEVQKGLKGELDRPRYGLPFAGDNNFLFDRIDILNEVPEAFWYIQMQPDDPPMRGSYRLTVAIDRADNSKTTSFLYAPVEVATSVPPERAWTWTPRKPVTV; from the coding sequence ATGGATTGTCTGTGGCTTCGTATTCGTGCGCCATTTGCTGCTTTTCGAGGGTTTCAAGCAGGAGTATATCGCGCTACTAGTCCTATTATGCCTCCCTCTGCCGTGCTAGGTTTAGTGTTGAATTTGGCAGGAATCGAGATGCGAGATTACACAGATTATCAAAATTTGTTAATTCGTGCGGATGTTCCTTGTTTGAAAGTTGCGATCGCCACTTTACCTAATAGCAAAAGTGAAATTTGTACGTTATATCAACAACTTCACTCGTACCCAGTTGGTAACTCTGGTAAAACCGATTTAAAGCCGCGAACCCACGGCGCGAAATATTGGATTACTCCTGTCAAGCGAGAGTTCTTAGTTGGATTGGATATGGTTTTAGGAGTGCAAGCCAGTAAGGAGTTATTAGAGGAGGTTCAGAAAGGATTAAAAGGAGAACTCGATCGCCCGCGTTATGGTTTGCCTTTTGCAGGAGATAATAATTTCTTGTTTGATCGCATTGATATCCTTAACGAAGTTCCCGAAGCATTTTGGTATATCCAGATGCAACCTGACGATCCACCCATGCGCGGTTCTTATCGTCTAACTGTAGCGATTGATCGCGCTGATAACAGCAAAACGACTAGCTTTTTGTATGCGCCTGTGGAAGTCGCAACAAGCGTTCCTCCAGAGCGAGCTTGGACTTGGACACCAAGAAAACCAGTTACAGTATAG
- a CDS encoding MOSC domain-containing protein translates to MRAASVVGSVVSLWRYPVKSMMGEKLDATAISEQGIVGDRTYALIESATGKVVSAKNPRKWAKLFDFHAAFVDLPTTTHIPSVEITLPDGTKLSSEQENINELLSSVLGREVTLASTAPPEPILEEYWLDMDGLPHRETVTDEKIPASTFFDLATLHLLTTATIERLQQLTPSGRFEMRRFRPNIEIASTTSNNFIENDWIDRIVAIGEEVQIKITGFCPRCVMTTLPQGDLPNDPSILKTAVQHNNGNVGVYASVVQGGTIRCGDLIQILD, encoded by the coding sequence ATGAGAGCAGCGTCGGTAGTTGGTTCGGTTGTTTCCTTGTGGCGTTACCCTGTTAAATCAATGATGGGGGAAAAGTTGGATGCAACTGCGATTAGCGAACAAGGAATAGTAGGCGATCGCACTTATGCTTTGATTGAATCAGCTACAGGTAAAGTCGTCAGCGCCAAAAATCCTCGCAAATGGGCTAAATTATTCGACTTCCATGCTGCTTTTGTTGATTTACCGACAACAACTCACATTCCTTCCGTTGAAATTACCCTCCCAGACGGCACAAAACTATCAAGCGAACAAGAAAATATCAACGAGTTACTTTCCAGTGTTTTAGGACGTGAGGTAACACTCGCATCAACCGCACCACCCGAACCTATCCTAGAAGAATACTGGCTAGACATGGATGGGCTTCCCCACCGAGAAACAGTTACAGATGAGAAGATACCTGCGAGTACTTTTTTTGACTTAGCGACGCTGCATCTACTTACAACAGCAACAATCGAACGCTTACAGCAATTAACTCCATCAGGACGATTTGAGATGCGCAGATTTCGTCCTAATATTGAAATTGCTTCGACTACGAGTAACAATTTTATCGAAAACGACTGGATTGACCGCATAGTTGCGATCGGGGAGGAAGTTCAAATCAAAATTACAGGCTTTTGTCCCCGTTGTGTGATGACAACATTACCGCAAGGCGATTTACCCAACGATCCAAGTATTCTTAAAACAGCGGTGCAGCACAATAATGGCAACGTGGGCGTTTACGCCAGTGTCGTGCAAGGTGGTACGATTCGCTGTGGTGATTTGATCCAAATTCTGGATTGA
- a CDS encoding ammonium transporter: MNAEAQEFLGTFVSESYYFYASVFMLLIHAGFLAYEGGASRTKNVLATMVKNLLTLSSVGLAFFFFGWWVYNAFPLFPVSGGILGPWTNPATNDTVKAAMAVVETSYPWSPALAPNTADHLTGVFFFAFALFAMTTASILSGALIERVKIGAYIILSIVLGSFTWVLAAAWGWNPFGWFYTAFGYHDFGCSAVVHGVSGFFTLGVLLNLGPRIGKYDERGNSRPILPHNLPLTMVGLMLIFVGFYAFLAACLIFLPGYTRETTIYGTPMTLASIGVNTTLALAAGIIGAYISSKADPFFTISGGLAGIISVGAGMDLYHPTVVIILAFFGAFLMPKIALFIESIGIDDAVGAFGVHGFCGLLGSLAVGVLATGYPQGEGVPVTGFIGQLIPTLICVIVLGFIPGYATSWLLKRLNLLRVSRDEEIAGLDIADLGVEGYPEYSMNWATATVAAQNCTEAVTGRLEPNPGMQE; encoded by the coding sequence ATGAATGCTGAAGCACAAGAATTTCTAGGAACCTTCGTTTCAGAGAGCTACTATTTCTACGCCTCTGTATTCATGTTACTCATTCACGCGGGTTTTCTTGCCTACGAAGGCGGTGCATCGCGCACAAAAAACGTTCTCGCTACGATGGTAAAAAACTTGCTAACCCTCTCCAGTGTAGGACTTGCATTTTTCTTCTTCGGCTGGTGGGTTTATAATGCTTTTCCGCTATTTCCTGTTAGCGGTGGAATCCTTGGTCCTTGGACAAATCCTGCGACAAACGACACCGTAAAAGCGGCAATGGCAGTTGTAGAAACATCTTATCCTTGGTCGCCTGCTTTAGCACCAAATACTGCCGACCATTTAACCGGAGTTTTCTTTTTTGCCTTTGCTTTATTTGCCATGACTACAGCTTCAATTCTTTCAGGAGCCTTAATCGAACGAGTTAAAATTGGTGCATATATTATATTATCAATTGTTTTAGGCTCATTTACCTGGGTGCTTGCTGCGGCGTGGGGATGGAACCCGTTTGGTTGGTTTTATACTGCATTTGGCTATCACGATTTTGGTTGTTCAGCAGTGGTTCATGGTGTTTCTGGCTTCTTTACTTTAGGCGTATTACTTAATCTTGGTCCTCGGATTGGTAAGTACGATGAAAGAGGAAATTCTAGACCAATTTTACCACACAATCTACCGTTAACAATGGTGGGTTTAATGCTCATTTTTGTTGGATTTTATGCATTTTTAGCAGCTTGTTTAATTTTCCTACCAGGTTACACCAGAGAAACAACAATTTACGGAACTCCAATGACTTTAGCTTCAATTGGAGTCAATACAACACTGGCACTAGCTGCGGGAATTATTGGGGCTTATATTTCTTCCAAAGCCGATCCTTTTTTCACAATTTCTGGAGGACTTGCGGGAATTATTTCAGTTGGTGCTGGCATGGATCTATACCATCCAACTGTTGTGATTATTTTAGCTTTCTTCGGTGCATTTTTAATGCCAAAAATTGCTTTATTTATTGAAAGCATTGGCATTGATGATGCAGTAGGTGCTTTTGGCGTTCATGGTTTTTGTGGGTTACTCGGCAGTCTAGCAGTAGGAGTATTAGCTACTGGATACCCTCAAGGTGAAGGTGTACCTGTCACAGGTTTTATTGGACAGTTAATTCCTACCTTAATTTGTGTCATCGTTTTAGGTTTTATTCCAGGTTATGCTACAAGTTGGCTACTCAAAAGATTAAATCTTTTGCGTGTATCTCGCGATGAAGAAATTGCTGGATTAGACATCGCTGATTTAGGTGTAGAGGGCTATCCCGAATATAGTATGAACTGGGCAACAGCAACAGTCGCTGCACAAAATTGTACTGAAGCGGTAACAGGAAGATTAGAGCCAAACCCAGGAATGCAAGAATAA
- a CDS encoding CRISPR-associated autoregulator, Cst2 family, with protein sequence MKKNLFATILTYPAPSSNYRGESEENRTVLQKIAKGKQEYTVISPESMRNALREMLIKAGVPCNRTRLHDQDQLAVEFKEFPNAEKYADDFLFGFMVADNEAIRRHRNLPSKRDSVLRMNIAVALNPYRFDATFHQSPLNAGTSPWRNSATSALLHREVAHTAYQYPFALAYSDCKNKPEWTKALITAISQLSDVAGGHARSYYEMAPKSIIARLTPNLVAGYDTYGFNENGEFLELNRIKASDLPGDEFWIGGEIVRSMSPEKREYLENEGVRLYENPQKLLADLADEFLSSEAE encoded by the coding sequence ATGAAAAAGAATCTATTTGCTACCATTTTAACTTACCCTGCTCCTAGCTCTAACTATCGAGGTGAAAGCGAAGAAAATCGCACTGTTTTACAAAAAATTGCTAAAGGTAAGCAAGAATACACCGTTATTAGTCCAGAGTCTATGCGGAATGCTTTACGGGAAATGTTAATTAAAGCTGGAGTTCCTTGTAATCGAACTCGTTTGCACGACCAAGATCAACTTGCAGTTGAGTTTAAAGAATTTCCTAACGCAGAAAAATATGCTGATGATTTTCTTTTTGGTTTTATGGTAGCCGACAATGAAGCTATTAGAAGACATAGAAATTTACCATCTAAACGCGATAGTGTGCTGCGAATGAATATAGCTGTTGCTTTGAATCCTTATCGATTTGATGCTACCTTTCATCAATCTCCTTTGAATGCAGGCACAAGTCCTTGGAGAAATTCTGCTACTTCTGCTTTACTTCATCGAGAAGTTGCTCATACTGCCTATCAGTATCCCTTTGCCTTAGCTTACTCGGATTGTAAAAATAAACCAGAATGGACAAAAGCATTAATTACTGCAATTTCTCAATTATCAGATGTAGCGGGAGGTCATGCTCGTAGCTATTACGAAATGGCTCCGAAAAGTATTATTGCTCGTCTAACACCCAATCTAGTCGCAGGTTATGATACTTACGGATTTAATGAAAATGGCGAATTTCTTGAATTAAATCGGATAAAAGCTAGCGATCTACCTGGTGATGAATTTTGGATTGGTGGGGAAATTGTGCGCTCAATGTCGCCTGAAAAACGAGAATATCTGGAAAATGAAGGCGTTCGCCTTTACGAAAATCCCCAAAAACTTTTAGCTGATCTTGCCGATGAATTTCTATCTTCGGAGGCGGAGTAA
- the cmx8 gene encoding type I-MYXAN CRISPR-associated protein Cmx8, giving the protein MVKTKTKQTKTVDVLTLDYQLAELPSSQHRVGLAGLVLILRWLERQPEFKEKVENGAICQLNCLDDRGATLELNRAGLEALFDEIYAASAEEQERNQLLKNQRTKEVIQPLREEEREETDPKTKKKKVKKVYIYPVVVPKGSFLSDPSYDNSADSNGLWVKLWRDMVWNILRGVPATRKPFEARAEGQYNEDAIKVWQQLIQPEEFTVDLPSTYFLGAQANNAENTPFKDRARFQFLLHFWSFAAQIYVPEVIDNEGKRNFVGYAIAIPDVAYLAWFCDELQDILQHRSIEKSGYRPRDCIVDLAIESALDMMKRLRDRLTQTIGEKTGIASTVFGIDVVHTEKQGNNIRLLSVTRLDPEEAMLDRYVQIRNNYWSPLFRKQRLLNLVNHSPWYVGFDSLLCTLPYEQITKNDYFKHDVYEAFKNENTMTEKNASVTEINIEQLVFRLVKEYVRAKLKSKYGLEWKKEWEISGFASDEQKEARNKSGYGNYAEKKEKIAKSAFLDVRSRTESIDFINYFVSSLCSVPQHMKSEDYVSLTKALYDDTERIRTLTLLALSANS; this is encoded by the coding sequence TTGGTTAAAACAAAGACAAAACAAACTAAAACAGTTGATGTTCTAACTTTAGATTATCAACTAGCAGAATTGCCATCATCTCAACATCGAGTAGGATTGGCAGGATTAGTGTTAATTCTTCGCTGGTTAGAACGGCAGCCAGAATTTAAAGAAAAGGTTGAAAATGGTGCTATTTGTCAGCTAAATTGTCTTGACGACCGAGGTGCAACTTTAGAGCTAAATCGAGCCGGATTAGAAGCACTTTTTGACGAAATTTATGCAGCAAGTGCTGAAGAACAAGAACGCAATCAACTCCTCAAAAATCAACGTACAAAAGAGGTGATTCAACCGTTACGAGAAGAAGAAAGAGAGGAAACCGATCCTAAAACCAAAAAAAAGAAGGTTAAAAAAGTTTATATCTATCCTGTTGTTGTTCCCAAAGGCTCATTTTTATCCGATCCGAGTTACGACAACAGTGCTGATAGCAATGGACTTTGGGTTAAACTCTGGCGAGATATGGTTTGGAATATTTTACGTGGTGTTCCTGCAACTCGTAAACCTTTTGAAGCAAGAGCAGAAGGACAGTATAACGAAGATGCTATTAAAGTTTGGCAACAGTTAATTCAACCTGAAGAATTTACCGTTGATTTGCCTAGTACCTATTTTTTAGGAGCACAAGCTAATAATGCTGAAAATACACCATTTAAAGACCGAGCCAGGTTTCAATTTTTATTGCATTTCTGGTCATTTGCTGCTCAAATTTATGTTCCTGAAGTCATAGATAATGAGGGAAAAAGAAACTTTGTTGGATATGCGATCGCTATTCCTGATGTAGCTTATTTAGCATGGTTTTGTGATGAGTTACAAGATATTCTGCAACATCGCAGTATTGAAAAATCTGGTTATCGTCCCCGCGATTGCATTGTGGACTTAGCTATAGAAAGTGCTTTGGACATGATGAAACGATTGCGCGATCGCCTAACTCAAACGATAGGAGAAAAAACAGGAATTGCTTCAACTGTCTTTGGGATTGATGTTGTTCACACAGAAAAACAAGGAAATAATATCCGCTTGCTTAGTGTTACCCGTCTCGATCCAGAAGAAGCAATGTTGGATCGTTACGTCCAGATTCGTAACAACTATTGGAGTCCCTTATTCCGAAAACAGCGATTACTTAATCTAGTGAATCATTCTCCTTGGTATGTAGGGTTTGATTCACTGCTTTGTACTCTTCCCTATGAACAAATTACCAAAAACGATTACTTTAAGCATGACGTATATGAGGCGTTCAAAAACGAGAATACTATGACAGAAAAAAATGCATCAGTAACTGAAATCAACATCGAACAATTGGTTTTCCGGTTAGTAAAAGAATATGTCCGCGCTAAACTCAAATCCAAATATGGCTTGGAATGGAAAAAGGAATGGGAAATTTCTGGCTTCGCTAGCGACGAGCAAAAAGAAGCTAGAAATAAATCAGGCTACGGAAATTATGCTGAGAAAAAAGAAAAAATTGCCAAATCTGCGTTTCTGGATGTACGAAGTCGAACCGAAAGCATTGACTTCATTAACTATTTTGTCTCTTCTTTATGTTCCGTTCCACAACACATGAAGTCGGAAGATTATGTGAGCTTAACTAAAGCTCTTTATGACGATACAGAACGTATTCGCACTTTAACACTACTTGCTCTTTCTGCTAATAGCTAA
- the cas1 gene encoding type I-MYXAN CRISPR-associated endonuclease Cas4/Cas1 produces MHAIDLDQTITEAFPDTLRVCALHAFAYCPRLFYLEEVEELYTQDAAVFAGRQLHEKIEQQEDEEWLDLYLEDEILGLRGRVDALRTRDGQTIPYEHKRGRCYRDDRKPQAWESDKLQILAYCCLLEAALGITVSEGRIRYHADNVLIRVPLDEPGRQWVKDSIQQAKQLRKSAYRPPVTNNEHLCTRCSLSSVCLPEEARLAHNKEWHPLRLFPQDDEREVLHILEPGTRVGRTGEQLKISRRDQADEKVSVGQVSQVVLHSFAQISTQAVHFLAYKDVGIHFVSGGGRYIGSVDTRSGSIQRRIRQYQALSQSDFCLELARKLVNCRGEGQRKFLMRGKQKSKSDKAELEYAIAQMKAVLKQVPQVQSLESLLGIEGNLAALYFGTLPQVLASDTSDLLKFSGRNRRPPKDRFNALLSFGYSLLIKDVMNAILTVGLEPALGFYHQPRTQAPPLALDLMEIFRVPLVDLIVVTSINRNQWDVNTDFEVRGQQVWLSDRGRRKFISIYEQRKSESWKHPVTGYSLTYRRLLELEVRLLEKEWSGEGGLFGQLIVR; encoded by the coding sequence ATGCACGCTATCGATCTAGACCAAACCATAACAGAAGCTTTCCCAGACACTCTGCGCGTGTGCGCCCTTCATGCTTTCGCTTATTGTCCTCGCCTTTTCTACCTAGAAGAAGTTGAGGAACTCTACACTCAAGATGCTGCTGTCTTTGCTGGACGGCAGTTACATGAGAAAATAGAGCAGCAGGAAGACGAAGAATGGCTCGACCTTTATCTTGAAGATGAAATCTTGGGGTTAAGAGGGCGAGTAGATGCTTTGCGTACCCGCGATGGGCAAACAATTCCCTACGAACATAAACGCGGGCGTTGCTATCGAGACGATCGTAAACCTCAAGCATGGGAGAGCGATAAGCTGCAAATTTTAGCTTATTGTTGTCTGCTAGAGGCAGCATTAGGAATTACAGTTTCGGAAGGAAGAATCCGCTATCATGCCGACAATGTGTTGATTCGCGTTCCTTTGGACGAGCCAGGACGTCAATGGGTTAAAGATTCGATTCAACAAGCAAAACAGTTGCGGAAGTCTGCCTATCGTCCTCCTGTAACGAATAATGAGCATCTGTGTACCCGCTGTTCGCTATCTTCGGTTTGTCTGCCAGAAGAAGCACGGTTAGCACATAACAAAGAATGGCATCCCTTACGTTTATTTCCTCAAGATGACGAACGCGAAGTACTGCACATTCTCGAACCAGGAACTAGGGTAGGACGTACAGGAGAACAACTAAAAATTAGCCGCCGCGATCAAGCCGATGAAAAGGTTTCTGTTGGGCAGGTTAGTCAAGTCGTTCTTCATAGTTTCGCTCAAATTTCTACCCAAGCTGTCCATTTTCTGGCTTACAAGGATGTTGGGATTCACTTTGTTTCTGGGGGAGGACGTTATATCGGTAGTGTCGATACTCGTTCGGGGAGTATTCAACGGCGCATCCGTCAGTATCAGGCATTAAGTCAATCGGATTTTTGTCTGGAACTGGCACGAAAACTGGTGAATTGTCGCGGCGAAGGGCAACGCAAGTTTTTGATGCGGGGAAAGCAGAAGAGCAAATCAGATAAGGCGGAACTAGAATATGCGATCGCACAAATGAAAGCGGTTCTTAAACAAGTTCCTCAAGTTCAATCACTGGAATCTTTGTTGGGGATTGAGGGCAATTTGGCTGCACTCTATTTTGGGACATTACCGCAGGTGTTGGCTTCAGATACCTCTGACTTACTAAAATTCTCTGGTCGAAATCGTCGCCCTCCCAAGGATCGGTTTAATGCTTTATTGAGCTTCGGTTACTCTTTGTTAATTAAAGATGTAATGAATGCCATTCTCACGGTTGGTTTAGAGCCAGCTTTGGGATTTTATCACCAACCCCGTACCCAAGCTCCGCCATTGGCATTAGATCTGATGGAAATTTTCAGGGTTCCTTTAGTCGATCTGATTGTCGTTACTTCTATTAATCGCAATCAATGGGATGTTAATACTGATTTTGAGGTGAGAGGTCAACAAGTTTGGCTTAGCGATCGCGGACGGCGAAAATTCATCAGTATCTACGAGCAACGCAAGTCAGAGTCTTGGAAACATCCCGTGACTGGTTATTCATTAACCTACCGCCGTTTATTAGAACTAGAAGTTCGATTGCTCGAAAAAGAGTGGTCAGGCGAAGGTGGTTTGTTTGGGCAGTTGATTGTGCGGTGA
- a CDS encoding CRISPR-associated helicase/endonuclease Cas3, with translation MSKIPEKLLAKSKPQVTLEAHLRDTEKAAELIFRLTGRWGRNWCRFFGIEGEESQKKFLLNLRIAALFHDIGKANEDFYEAVKALGFKPQTLRHEHLSALVLCLPEVRIWLAQNSSLDIDVVTSAVLSHHLKASESQITIKGDREASQTLKNYRWCQPQSSKTSVVLYFQHGEVLRILNRIAEVAELGAIPSVPQIDWKPGSLWELAYRQGKQFGTNFKRELGDVKNQPRKSLLVAVKAGLIVADAAASGLVREGKDIEDWIEEVVHSESITHDDIANAIINPRIEQIKAKTGSFKLATFQKQIAKQGSKALLLAACGAGKTLGAWKWAEQQSREYEIGKVIFLYPTRGTATEGFRDYVGWSPATDAALVTGTARYELEAMQENPTEAIEGKDFQADERLYALGFWSRRYFSATVDQFLSFLEHSYQSICLLPVLADSAVIIDEVHSFDRRMFDSLVSFLENFDIPVLCMTATLPPSRRERLKKAGLTVYPTTADRDLLPDLEEKESHPRYYLEPVDKFAAAFEKAVTAYQQGKRVLWVVNTVDRCLAIAQKLNAINTQVLTYHSRFRLQDRQKVHAKTVAAFALQKDPDARKPAIAVTTQVCEMSLDLDADVLITEIAPIPSLVQRFGRANRHLARGLDFQAKLHTYTPPNHLPYQKDELEDAKQFLQSLSHKTVSQRQFAEALEHYSPPEREADGSAQFLESGYYAIPSNFRDTDDFSVPCILDQDLDTVKAILDSPAKHQKERFIINVPKKWANSKDSYPSWLPKYLSVATWEGHYNEDSGFITKSLEEVELG, from the coding sequence ATGTCTAAAATACCTGAAAAACTATTAGCTAAGAGCAAGCCACAAGTTACTCTTGAAGCTCATTTACGAGATACTGAGAAAGCGGCTGAGTTGATCTTTCGTTTAACTGGTCGCTGGGGGCGAAACTGGTGTCGATTTTTTGGTATTGAAGGCGAAGAATCCCAAAAAAAGTTTTTACTTAATTTGCGAATAGCTGCTTTATTTCACGATATTGGTAAGGCTAATGAAGATTTTTATGAGGCAGTAAAAGCGTTAGGATTCAAACCGCAAACTTTAAGACACGAACATCTAAGTGCTTTGGTTTTGTGTTTGCCTGAAGTTCGTATCTGGTTGGCTCAAAATTCAAGTCTAGATATTGATGTAGTTACTTCGGCTGTTTTATCTCATCATTTGAAAGCATCTGAAAGTCAGATAACAATAAAAGGCGATCGCGAAGCTAGTCAAACACTCAAAAATTACCGTTGGTGTCAGCCTCAATCTAGTAAAACTTCAGTAGTACTGTATTTTCAACACGGTGAAGTCTTAAGAATTTTAAATCGGATTGCAGAGGTTGCTGAGTTAGGAGCTATTCCTTCAGTGCCTCAGATTGATTGGAAACCTGGTTCGTTATGGGAACTTGCGTATAGGCAAGGTAAGCAATTTGGGACGAATTTTAAACGAGAACTGGGAGATGTAAAAAATCAGCCCAGAAAATCGCTGTTAGTTGCCGTTAAAGCAGGGCTAATTGTAGCGGATGCCGCAGCGTCAGGGTTAGTCAGAGAAGGAAAAGATATTGAAGATTGGATCGAAGAGGTCGTTCATTCTGAATCTATCACTCATGATGATATTGCCAATGCCATTATTAATCCTCGTATCGAGCAAATTAAAGCTAAAACAGGAAGTTTTAAACTGGCAACTTTTCAAAAACAAATCGCTAAACAAGGCTCAAAAGCATTACTTCTAGCGGCTTGTGGTGCAGGCAAAACGCTAGGTGCTTGGAAGTGGGCAGAACAGCAATCAAGAGAATACGAAATCGGTAAAGTTATTTTTCTTTATCCTACCAGAGGAACTGCAACAGAAGGCTTTCGGGATTATGTGGGTTGGTCGCCAGCAACGGATGCAGCTTTGGTGACAGGAACAGCGCGTTATGAACTCGAAGCAATGCAAGAAAATCCCACTGAAGCGATTGAAGGTAAAGACTTTCAGGCAGATGAACGCCTTTATGCCTTGGGGTTTTGGTCGCGGCGTTACTTTAGTGCAACTGTAGATCAATTTTTGAGCTTTTTAGAACACAGCTATCAAAGTATTTGTTTATTACCTGTTCTGGCTGATAGTGCGGTAATTATCGATGAGGTTCACAGTTTTGATCGCAGGATGTTTGATTCCTTAGTTAGTTTCTTGGAAAACTTTGATATTCCTGTATTATGCATGACAGCAACTTTGCCTCCTTCTCGACGAGAACGATTAAAAAAAGCAGGGTTAACCGTTTATCCCACCACAGCAGATCGAGACTTGCTACCCGATTTAGAGGAAAAGGAATCTCATCCTCGCTATTACTTAGAACCTGTTGACAAGTTTGCTGCGGCTTTTGAGAAGGCTGTAACAGCTTATCAGCAAGGAAAACGAGTGTTGTGGGTAGTCAATACAGTCGATCGATGTCTAGCGATCGCCCAAAAATTAAACGCGATCAATACTCAAGTTTTGACCTATCACAGCCGCTTTCGCCTCCAAGATCGGCAAAAAGTTCATGCTAAAACCGTTGCAGCTTTTGCCTTGCAGAAAGATCCAGATGCAAGAAAACCCGCGATCGCAGTGACAACTCAAGTTTGTGAAATGAGTCTGGATCTAGACGCCGATGTTCTTATAACCGAAATTGCTCCTATTCCTTCTTTAGTTCAACGTTTTGGAAGGGCTAACCGCCATTTAGCTAGAGGATTAGATTTTCAAGCCAAGCTGCATACTTATACACCACCTAATCATCTACCCTATCAAAAAGATGAGTTAGAAGATGCAAAACAATTTCTCCAAAGTTTAAGTCATAAAACAGTTAGTCAGCGTCAATTTGCCGAAGCTTTAGAGCATTATTCGCCACCCGAACGAGAAGCTGATGGTAGTGCGCAGTTTCTGGAAAGTGGTTATTATGCTATTCCTAGCAATTTCCGCGATACAGACGACTTTTCTGTGCCTTGCATTCTAGATCAAGATTTGGACACCGTAAAAGCAATTCTAGATTCTCCTGCAAAGCATCAAAAAGAACGTTTCATTATCAATGTGCCGAAAAAATGGGCAAACTCTAAAGACTCCTATCCAAGTTGGTTGCCTAAATATCTAAGTGTGGCGACTTGGGAAGGACATTACAACGAAGATAGTGGATTTATCACTAAATCTTTAGAGGAGGTGGAACTTGGTTAA
- the cas6 gene encoding type I-MYXAN CRISPR-associated protein Cas6/Cmx6 — MLAMTEKLRDNPSASLPYINLSFSVTGESFPADHGYGLYSALTHWNHNLHHLEGLSIQTIAGIPDKQGKIYLTERSRLVIRLPYDQVPLVYGLAGKTLTIGNHTIHLGIPQIYRLQPTSKLKARIVTIKGYQEPEAFLEAALRQLEDLEIKGTIVVPVNEKGEAERKTIKIKRFTLVGFKLGVFDLSDEDSLKLQIYGLGGKRRMGCGVFVPFTNKRRII; from the coding sequence ATGCTAGCAATGACAGAGAAACTAAGAGATAATCCGTCCGCCAGTTTACCCTATATAAACTTAAGTTTTTCAGTCACTGGTGAAAGCTTTCCTGCCGATCATGGATATGGGTTGTATTCTGCCCTAACTCACTGGAATCACAACCTCCATCATCTTGAAGGATTGAGCATTCAAACGATCGCAGGCATACCTGATAAGCAGGGAAAGATTTATTTAACAGAGCGATCGCGCTTGGTAATACGTTTACCTTACGATCAAGTTCCCCTCGTTTATGGATTGGCAGGGAAAACTTTAACTATTGGCAATCATACAATTCATTTGGGAATTCCCCAGATTTATCGACTTCAACCTACATCAAAACTCAAGGCGAGAATTGTAACGATTAAAGGATATCAAGAACCAGAAGCATTCCTAGAAGCTGCATTGAGGCAGTTAGAAGATTTGGAAATAAAAGGAACAATAGTAGTCCCAGTTAATGAAAAGGGAGAAGCAGAAAGGAAAACTATCAAAATCAAGCGATTTACACTAGTGGGATTTAAGTTAGGCGTTTTTGATTTAAGTGATGAGGATTCGCTCAAATTACAGATATATGGATTAGGTGGAAAACGCCGAATGGGATGTGGTGTATTCGTTCCTTTTACCAATAAAAGGAGAATTATCTAA